One window of the Cryptomeria japonica chromosome 7, Sugi_1.0, whole genome shotgun sequence genome contains the following:
- the LOC131074754 gene encoding berberine bridge enzyme-like D-2 has translation MAKFCMLLILLVAVCSTSASSKSAKSEDGEGLLSCLHASGLTNVTTVSSSASEFYSLLNFSAQNLRFTEPQTPRPYVIIIPESQSQLEQSVVCSIQRGWEVRVRSGGHSYEGLSYTSDVPFVLIDLLKLNKIKVDVKSKTAWVQTGATLGEVYSAIANSSPNLAFPAGVCHTVGSGGHIAGGGLSFLSRKYGLAADNVLDALLINASGKVMDKNTMGKDVFWALRGGGGGSWGVVYAWKLQLVSVPTILTAFTVLKTGADNVTEAVHRWQYVGPQMEEDIFMRVQFFGINVNNSTTIRASFHGIYLGRQTELVTKMGKIFPELGMVAAHCKEMKWIETIGNFDSINVSQMTNRYYTNKVFFKIKSDFGKKPLPKAALRGLWSIMEEEVSAYAIFSPLGGIMNMIPSTALPFPQRKGTLFDVQYKVTWTNKSEDDHYIEWMRKLHKYMKPYVSHSPRASYVNYLDLDLGSAFNGSASVEKARAWGDKYFHHNYNRLVRAKTQVDPMNYFRNSQSIPPLAN, from the coding sequence ATGGCAAAGTTTTGTATGCTTTTGATTTTGCTTGTCGCAGTCTGCAGCACTTCAGCATCTTCTAAATCTGCCAAAAGTGAGGATGGTGAAGGATTATTGTCATGCTTGCATGCCAGCGGCCTAACAAACGTTACAACCGTCTCCTCCTCTGCTTCTGAGTTTTATTCTCTGCTGAATTTCTCCGCCCAAAATCTTCGATTCACAGAACCTCAGACACCCAGGCCTTATGTTATCATTATTCCTGAAAGCCAAAGCCAATTGGAGCAATCCGTGGTGTGCAGCATACAACGCGGATGGGAGGTTCGTGTGAGAAGCGGAGGACACAGCTATGAGGGGCTCTCCTACACCTCGGACGTGCCATTCGTGCTCATCGATTTGCTGAAACTCAACAAAATCAAAGTGGATGTAAAATCAAAGACGGCTTGGGTACAAACTGGCGCTACCTTGGGTGAAGTCTATTCTGCCATTGCAAACAGCTCGCCTAACCTGGCGTTTCCTGCTGGAGTTTGCCACACGGTTGGATCCGGCGGTCATATTGCTGGCGGAGGGCTGAGCTTCCTGTCGAGAAAATACGGCCTTGCAGCCGATAATGTGTTGGATGCACTGCTGATAAATGCGTCAGGAAAGGTGATGGATAAGAACACCATGGGTAAAGATGTCTTTTGGGCTCTGAGAGGCGGCGGTGGCGGTAGCTGGGGAGTTGTATATGCTTGGAAACTCCAGCTGGTGAGCGTTCCCACCATTTTGACGGCTTTCACAGTGTTAAAAACCGGGGCCGATAATGTCACGGAGGCTGTCCATAGATGGCAATACGTGGGTCCTCAAATGGAGGAAGATATCTTCATGCGAGTACAGTTCTTCGGCATAAATGTAAACAACAGCACAACCATCAGAGCGTCGTTCCATGGAATATACCTCGGACGTCAGACCGAGCTTGTGACTAAAATGGGCAAAATCTTCCCCGAGTTGGGAATGGTGGCTGCACATTGTAAAGAAATGAAATGGATAGAGACAATTGGCAACTTTGATAGCATCAATGTGAGCCAGATGACCAACAGATATTACACCAACAAAGTTTTCTTCAAAATCAAGTCAGATTTTGGAAAAAAACCTCTGCCAAAAGCCGCTTTGAGAGGACTGTGGTCGATAATGGAAGAGGAGGTTAGCGCCTACGCCATTTTCTCTCCTCTAGGAGGTATAATGAACATGATTCCCTCGACTGCGTTGCCGTTTCCTCAGCGGAAGGGTACATTGTTCGATGTTCAGTATAAGGTAACCTGGACCAATAAAAGTGAGGATGATCACTACATTGAATGGATGAGGAAGCTTCACAAATATATGAAGCCTTATGTTTCCCATTCTCCAAGGGCTTCGTATGTCAATTATCTCGACCTTGATCTGGGCAGTGCCTTCAACGGGAGTGCTTCTGTTGAAAAGGCGAGAGCTTGGGGTGACAAGTACTTCCATCACAACTACAATAGGCTTGTAAGGGCAAAAACCCAAGTCGATCCCATGAATTACTTCAGAAACTCTCAGAGCATTCCTCCTCTCGCGAATTAG